CGGCCAACACTACCGGGGATGGCGCACTGGCACTGACGCGGGCCCTGGCCGGCTTGGCCGAGGGCTTGCTGTTATGGGGGACCGTGAGCCTGATCGTTCAAGGCCCTGCACCCGATCGCGTGGCGGGTGCGTTTATGGTGGTGCAAACCATCGGCCAGGCGTTGGTGGCGGCGGTACTTGCGTATTGGGTACTGCCTATTCAGAGCACATCGTCTTATGGCTTCGTATTTCTAGGCGCACTGACGGCAGCTTCTTTGTTGTTAGTCCGGTGGCAGCCCATTCGGCTGGCAAACCAGCAAGCACAGCGAACGGATGATGCAAGGTTCGGCTGGGGCCTTAACCACTTGTTATTGCTGGGGCTGGTCTTTATGCAGCTCAGCGCCATTGGTGGGCTTTGGGCTTACCTTGAGCCATTGAGCAAATACGTGGGACTTGACGCACAAAAAGCACAATTGCTCATCTCCGGTACGTTGCTGATGCAAGTGTTGGGCGGGTGCCTGGGGATCGCTCTGGTACGCCGGGTCTCGGACTTTTCGTTGCTGGCGGTCGCCGCGTTGTTGTTGGGCGGCATCGCGTTGGGGATGTATTTTTCGGCCGATATGGGGGTCAGGGTGTTCCTGGTGTTGTGCGGTGCGTTTGGTTTGGTGTGGCTGATGCTGACGCCTTTCCAGGTGCGTATCGCATTGCAGCTTGATCGCTCGGGTCGCATAGCCGGACTGGTGCCGGGCATGCAACTTTTGGGGTGCGCCTTCGGGCCCTTGATGGCGTCCCAATGGGTGGCGGGGGACAACGCCGAGTACGTGTTGCTGGTCAGCGCCGTGTTCTCACTGATCGCACTGACCCTGGTTGGTTTGCTGCGCCAGTGCCCTGCGGGTGAGCGCGTCAGTTTTGCGCGCAAAGTGGTGTTAGTGGTGGGCGCGTCCTCCGGCATGGGGCGCATGCTGGCAGTGCGTCTGGCGCAGGAAGGCGCCTGGGTTGTGGCCACGGCCCGGCGCAAACAGCTGCTCAATGACCTGCAACTGGAAATCACGCTCCAGGGGGGCAAATGCCTGGTTTCGGCGGTAGATGCCCTGGATGAACACGCAGCGGCCGGCCTCGTGGATGAAATCATCGAGTTGTACGGACGTCTCGACGTGGTCGTGCTCAACGCCGGCGGAGCCCCTGCGCTGGACATGCGTGAGATGAAAGCCGCTGATGTCACCGGGTATATGCGCTCGAACTACGATGTGGTGGTCAACTATCTGTTCCCGGCCCTGGAGCAGATGAGCCGCCAGGGACAGGGACTGGTTGTGTGCACCAACTCCCTGGCGGGGTTCCTGGGCGTGACGCTTCAAGGCCCTTACAGCGCCGCGAAAGGTGCGCTGCGCTTGCTTATCGACACCTGCCGGATTGAGTTCGGCGGCCGCGGGATCCGGTTTCTTTCCCTTTACCCAGGCTTTGTCGCGACCGCTCAGACAGCAAATGACGGCATGCCCGCGCCGCTGGAAATATCAGAGGCGGCGGCCGTCGAGCATATGCTGTTTGCCATGCGCAGCCAGCGCTGGGATTACATGTTCCCGTGGCCTATGCGCTGGTTGATCCGGTTGGCGAGGATATTGCCCAAAGCGGTCACGCTCTGGGTGTTGCGTCGGGAGTTGCCGGTGCTGGCGAGTGACGGCCGTACGTCTGGCGCGGCGGTCGCTTTCAAGAACACCTCGGCATAATTGCCTGGCCGGACGGTCGTTGTGTGGTCGGCAATGCCCCGGTCCAGCGCTTGAAGGCGCGCCGCAAGCCCCGCGCATCGCTGAAACCGATGGTGTGGGCAATGTCGGCTATCGACATAGTGGTGTTTTGCAGTAAGTCACAAGCGCGCTCGTGCCTGATTCGATCCAGCAGCCCGCTGTATGTCACACCCCGATCCGTCAGGCGGCGACGCAAGGTACGCTCACTCATGTTGAGCTCCTTTGAAAAGGCCTGGAGGGCTTCAGGGTCGTCGAGGTTGAGGCGGATATGACTGGACAGGGTTTCAATCAGGTCATGGCGAGAGCCGCGTCGGTTTATCAATTGATCCAACTTGGCCCGCAAAGGGCCACACGCCATGTCGTCATAGTCCGGTAGGCGCGCATTCAACCAATGGGCTTCGCAGACCAAGCGATTTTTCCCGGCCGTGAATGTTATCGGGCAACGAAATTCCCGCCGATAGGCCTGCGCATATTCCGGACGGGCGTACGATAACTCGACCCTGAGCGGGTTGAAGGCCGGCCCTATCAGCCGCCTTACCACGGACACGGCGCTCGAAAAGGCTTCTTCGATCAAGAAGGGCTCAATTTCAAGATCGAACACTTTGGGTTTGACCTCAATGATGAACTCGTTGGGATGAACACTGGCGCGGTGCTCCAGTAACGCACCGGTATCCCCTTGATGCTCAAGGCCATAGGTGATGGCCTCGCCCAGGGTTTTACAGGTCAGCATGGCCAGGCCCGCCAGCCCCCAGGACACTGGGGTCTGACGTGTGCCGGCAGAGAGCCCCAACGCGGGGTCCTTGATTGCACGCTGTGTTCGAATAATCAGCCTTCGGGTCTGCCGATAGGACAAGCGCATGTCCAGATCAAGCAGTTCGTTATAGCCGAAGCCGAGACCGCGACAAATGCGTTCCGTCGACAACCCGCTCTCCATCAACAGGCTGAACAAGGCCCGCGCAACGTTGGGAACCACCACGGCTTCATCTTGCTGGGGATGCTGCGTCCAATGCTGGGCAGCGGCTGCGGGCTCTAACATGGATAGAACACTCTGCATCGGAAGGGGTAGAGGTTACCCCTTCCGTCGGTAATTTAGCACCTCACTCTCTCCTTTCGTTGGCGTGTCGGATTAGTTTTCTGAGCGCGAAGCGTATCTGTCCGCAATGGTCCCCTGAATGGCCGCAAAAGGCTCATCGAAAGCACCGGCTTCCCTTTAGATTTCGGTTCAACACTGAACGGAATATCCAGGGAAAGCGCGATGAAATCAGAACAAGACGCAGCGATTATCAACCGAGGAAATACCGCCTGCATTATTGGCGCCGGGCCGGGTGGATTGAGTGCCGCACGTGCCCTCAAAGCAAAGAAAATCGCCTATGACCAATTCGAGCGACATTCGGATGTAGGGGGGATTTGGGACATCACCAATGCCGGCACGCCGATGTACGATTCGGCGCATTTCATCTCGTCCAGGGACCTATCGGGCTTCGTCGGGTTTCCCATGCCCAGGGACTTTCCGGAGTACCCCTCCCACCGTCAAATCGCTCACTATCTGAGGAGCTTCGCTGCCGCATTCGGGTTACGTGAGTCCATACAGTTCAGTACCACGGTGACCCTGATTGAAAAGGATCCTGACGGGCACTGGTCCGTCAGCCTCAGTGACGGTTCTACGCGGCGATATCGCTGGATCGTGTTGGCCACCGGGACAAACTGGAAGCCTAACCTGCCTTCGTTCCGTGGTGAGTTCAATGGGGAAATACGCCATTCCAACTCGTTTCAATCCGGGTCGGAATTCCACGGTAAAAACGTGTTGGTGGTGGGCGCGGGCAATTCTGGCGCGGACATTTCCTGCGAAGCCGCCATTCACGCAAAACAAGCCTTCATCAGCATGAGGCGTGGCTACTATTTCATTCCCAAGCATGTGTTTGGCGTACCTGCCGACGTGTTCGGTGAAAATGGGCCGCACCTGCCATTGTGGTTGGCCAGGCCTGTCTTCAAGTTTCTATTGAAGCTGCTTGTGGGAGACCTGACTCGCTGGGGCTTACCGAAGCCTGATCATCGCTTGTTCGAGACTCACCCGATTGTGAACTCACAACTGCTGCATCATCATCAGCACGGCAATATTGCGGTAAGGAAAAATATTGATCGTTTGGAGGGGGATTTCGTCATTTTTGAAGAGGGTGCACGGGAAAAAATCGATTTGGTCCTCTGTGCGACAGGCTTCAAATGGGGAGCGGAATGCGCGGCGCAGTTTTTTGAATGGAAGAACGGCAGGCCTTTACTTTATCTGTCGATGTTCAGCCGCACTCACCGCAACCTCTGCGCCATCGGCTACCTCGATCAGAATTCCAGCGCGTTCAAGTTGTTCGATACCCAGGCGCTCACCCTGGCTGCGTATTTTCGTGCGCAACTGGATGGGCTGGACACGGCACGCCAATTCGATCAGTTGATTCAGCGCGACGATCCGGACCTCAGTGGAGGTATTCAGTTCGTTCAATCGGATCGGCATGCGGTTTATCTGGATGCTCGGACCTTCACCGCCTACCTGGAGGCGCTGCGCACCCGCATGCATTGGCCGCGATTGACTGAAGACGTATATGCGGCAATCAAACTCGATCAGCCTTTTCCAAAGAGCGCTGCGCCTGTTACTCATGACGTGCTGGGGGAGAGTCTGCATGGCAAGTAATACGTCGTTTACGGGCTGGTTAGCGCTGATTACGGGGGGCGCGGGTGGGCTGGGGCGTGCTATCGCAGCAGCACTGATCGCCCGAGGCGTCAAATGCCTGCTGGTCGATATTGATGCTGTGCGCCTGGGCCAGGCGGCTAGCGCTCTCGGGCCGCTGGCATTGACCTATCAGGCAGACCTTACCGATCGTGATGCGCTTGGGGGGCTGGTGAGTTATGTGAAAACTGAGATGGGCCGCCTTGATCTGTTGGTCAATAATGCCGGGATACTAAGCAACATTCCTTTCGAGGCCAGGTCCGCCGTCTCAATTGCGCGTGAAGTCCAGCTCAATATGGTGGTCCCCTTGGAGCTGTGTCAGGCGTTTCTACCCTTGTTGCAGCAGGCCAGGGACGGACGGGTTATTTCAATTGTTTCCTTGGGGGGATTATTTCCCATGCCGGAAACATGCATTTATTCGGCAACCAAGTTTGGCCTGCGTGGCGCCATGCTGTGCTTGGGGTTGGATAGCAAACGCTTGGGCGTGAAATTCACCATCGTGAACCCTTCGGCGACGGAAACGCCGATGCTGATGCGTGAGGCCATTGAAGACGGCAACAAGATGCAGTTTATGGACCCGCCTCAAATGCCCGAAGACGTGGCTAAAACGGTCATCAGGGCGCTGGAAAAACCTCGGCTTGAACTGTTCGTGCGTCCCAGTGAATCCTGGACTGCGCGTTTAGTCATGCTCGTGCCGGGCGTTTTACCGTACGTATTGCCCTTGTTTCGGCGCAAGAGTGAAAAGGGGCACCGCAACTATCTGGTGTCGCTCGAACAGCGGGGTTTGATAACCCGGGAAGGTGAAGGCTGGCGCCTGAAATGACCGCAGGAACATAACTAGAGTAGGCAAGGGTGAGCCATTGGCTGTTCATCAGGCCCACTCTATGGCGAGATGAGTGCTCACCGCGCGAAGCAACGCAGCCTCGCAATCGCAAACTATGAACACGACGGATGTGCGGTCCGTCGCTGGCGCTGACAGGCGTCGCGCTGCCGAGAAGGTAGTGCCGACGCTTTGCAGTAAAACCAGGAGACCCTGTGGGTCATTCACCAGGGCCTTTATCCTCAAAAGCCGCTCGCCCAGCACGCTGGCAATGTTTTCCAGCCAGTCCTGAACATCTTCCCATTCCGGCTTGTCCAGTAGCGCGTGAACCACCTGGATGCGCGGATGCTGAACCTTTTGCGCGTGTATTTGCCTGGGGATGAAGGATGGAATATACCGCTCGGTTGGCCCACGAATACTGGCCCATTTCATCCTTTCAAGTGGTTCGATTTCGTCGATGACGGCGGCGAACGGATTCAGCCGCTTGACGGACTCAACGCGATGGGCTCGCACCGTATTTGAAACCAGATCGCCCTTGGTCAGTACGATCACCTGTGCGGCTGCCAACTGGGCCAACTCTGCTTGCGCGTCGATGCTGGAGCCTATGTCCCGGCTGCAATCGAGGGTTGAAACAATACTGACGCGCATGCGCAGTTCTGCAAGCCCAGCCAATGAGCGCATGACGGGCCCCGGCTTTGAAAGCCCGCTGCACTCCAGGATGATACGTGCCAAGGGGGGCAAGCCGGATCTGGCCTGGCTGGCGATCAGCTCTTCTACCGTAAACACCAGGTCATTGGTCAGCGAGCAACACACACAGCCGTTGCTCAGCGTTGCCACCGCCAGGCCTTGGGCGGAGTCGGACACAATGGCACCGTCAATGTTGATCGCGCCCGCCTCATTGATGATCACCGCCGTCGAGGCCGCCATGTGCTGGGCATTGATGAACCCTTCAAGCAGGGTTGTCTTGCCGCTGCCCAGCGGGCCGGCAAGGATGATGAACTGCGTGAGTTCCCAGGGTGTGCTGTGCTCGTCAGAGGTCATCACGGTGTTCTCTCTTCCAGGTGCGAGCTACCATCTCACGCACATCGGCCAACAGATCGGTTACCTCAAACAGGACCCCGGCTTTTACCGTGGTTTCAAGTGCCCGATTCTGTTCCAGTGAGCGCGTGCTGTCATTCAGCCGCAACGCGCCGGTGCCATAAAGCAGTTTGAAATCAGTCATCGGATTTTGATTCAGGATCAAGAGGTCCGCTCTCTTGCCAGGCTCCAACGTGCCGGTCTCAGCGTCGATTCCCAGCAGTTCAGCGCCGTGCAGAGTCGCTGCGCGCAAGACTTCCTGTGGGGTAAAGCCGGCCTCCTGGAACAGCTCCAGCTCTCGGATGAATCCAAACCCGTATATCTGGAACATAAACCCGGAGTCACTGCCCGGGCAGACACGGCCACCTTTGTTTTTGAACTCGTTCAGAAACTGCATCCAGATGTTGAAGCTTTGCTTCCACTCAAGCTCGTTCCTGACTGACCAACGATAGAAATAGGCGCCGTGCCCGCCGCGTTGCGGCTGGAAATAGTTCCAGGTGGTGCTGTCGGTGTACTGGTCATGCCACTCCGCCCGCCGCGCGCGCATCAGGTCACGGTTGGCGTCGTAGACATTCAGGGTCGGAACGAACGTATGGCCGGCCTCAAGAAACTCATCCAGCACCTGGTTCCATTTCGGGCTACCCGGCTTGGCCGCCTGCAGAAAGGTCTGCCCGGCGGTGGCGAAGCGCAAGTATTCGTCGTTGTAGTTGTAGTCGTCGTCGATCAGGGCAAGTGTGCGGCCCTCCAATAGCGCTTCCGGCAACCCATAGGAGTGCTCGGTACTGGTCAGGCCCCACTTGGCGGTGCGCAACGCGTTCATGCGGCCGACCGAGAGCTGGGCGTGGTGGCAGCAGGTGCGCAGGCCCAGTTTCTGCGCTTCGTCGAGGGCCGCTTCCATGACGGCGGGCGACGCACCGAAGAATTTCACGCCGTCAGCCCCTTTGTCCTTCACCCGGCGTAGCCATTCTCGGCCTTGCTCGGGTGTATGGATGACTTTGAGGTAGTCATTTACCGCAGGGAAATAGACATAGGGATACAGATGCGGTGCTGCAATATGGTTTTGCGAAGAGGCCTGCTTTTGCTCACAGGTCCATGCCAGCCCGTTCATGCACCCCGCTTCGCGCACCGACGTGACGCCATGGGCCAGCCACAGCTTGTAGGCGTAATCCGCAGGCAGCATTTGGCCATTTTCGCCATGGAAAGGTGTCCCGACATGCGCATGGCAGTCGACAAAGCCCGGGGTGACGAACTTGCCGGTGCAATCGATCTCATGGTCTCCACGGGCGGGTCGCCTCAGGGGGTTGATGGGCAGTCCGGGTACGCCGACGGCTGCTATTTCAACAATGCGCTCACCTTCAATCACTATGTCGGCAGGCCCCCAGGGCGGGGCGCCTGTACCGTCGATCACGGTGGCACCACGCAACACCAGGCGCTGGAAGGGGCCATGCCCCCGATCATTGGTCGTGGCAGGTACGACTTGGCCAAGCCCTTTTTTTGCAAAGCCGGCGACCATCTCTTCGCCGACTTCGATGGCGGGGGGTACGCGATCTTTCACTGAATCCTCCCGGCGCCTCGCCCTTAGCCCACGCTGCGCATGGGGAGGGGCACGCGCTCAGATAGTTATTGAGGCACGTCATCAAACGTGTTGTCAGCATAGATTCGCGCCGTTGGCGGGTTCTCCTATTTCAGATGCTATTGCAGCAGTTTTTTTTCCTACTTGGTTCAGGTGACGCAGGTGTCGCCGAAGTGGGCCAAATGTATGCACCCCTACAACAAGATGGGCACGGCTTTTTCATTTGCGCGAATAGCTGAAAGCTCGGAGGCGTCATGACTACAGCACCGCTAGCAGTCCATTCCCAGGCACACGGCTCGATGCGTCGCAAGGCCATTGTGGCCACCGTATTGGGCAATGGTTTTGAGTGGTTTGACTTTATGGTGTACGGCTTCTTTGCCATCACCATCGGCAAGCTATTTTTCCCCACCGGCAACGACGTCACTTCGCTGATGCTCTCTGCCGCCACTTTCGGCGTCGGCTT
Above is a genomic segment from Pseudomonas sp. R5-89-07 containing:
- a CDS encoding SDR family NAD(P)-dependent oxidoreductase — protein: MHKSSAVSRKHLSAALALGSIAVLMVGLQPLLLGELLAQNRLSLEGVGLVAMGEILSLGLGVVLGDLLRSVFSLRLITVVAILAASGLDMVTANTTGDGALALTRALAGLAEGLLLWGTVSLIVQGPAPDRVAGAFMVVQTIGQALVAAVLAYWVLPIQSTSSYGFVFLGALTAASLLLVRWQPIRLANQQAQRTDDARFGWGLNHLLLLGLVFMQLSAIGGLWAYLEPLSKYVGLDAQKAQLLISGTLLMQVLGGCLGIALVRRVSDFSLLAVAALLLGGIALGMYFSADMGVRVFLVLCGAFGLVWLMLTPFQVRIALQLDRSGRIAGLVPGMQLLGCAFGPLMASQWVAGDNAEYVLLVSAVFSLIALTLVGLLRQCPAGERVSFARKVVLVVGASSGMGRMLAVRLAQEGAWVVATARRKQLLNDLQLEITLQGGKCLVSAVDALDEHAAAGLVDEIIELYGRLDVVVLNAGGAPALDMREMKAADVTGYMRSNYDVVVNYLFPALEQMSRQGQGLVVCTNSLAGFLGVTLQGPYSAAKGALRLLIDTCRIEFGGRGIRFLSLYPGFVATAQTANDGMPAPLEISEAAAVEHMLFAMRSQRWDYMFPWPMRWLIRLARILPKAVTLWVLRRELPVLASDGRTSGAAVAFKNTSA
- a CDS encoding NAD(P)/FAD-dependent oxidoreductase, coding for MKSEQDAAIINRGNTACIIGAGPGGLSAARALKAKKIAYDQFERHSDVGGIWDITNAGTPMYDSAHFISSRDLSGFVGFPMPRDFPEYPSHRQIAHYLRSFAAAFGLRESIQFSTTVTLIEKDPDGHWSVSLSDGSTRRYRWIVLATGTNWKPNLPSFRGEFNGEIRHSNSFQSGSEFHGKNVLVVGAGNSGADISCEAAIHAKQAFISMRRGYYFIPKHVFGVPADVFGENGPHLPLWLARPVFKFLLKLLVGDLTRWGLPKPDHRLFETHPIVNSQLLHHHQHGNIAVRKNIDRLEGDFVIFEEGAREKIDLVLCATGFKWGAECAAQFFEWKNGRPLLYLSMFSRTHRNLCAIGYLDQNSSAFKLFDTQALTLAAYFRAQLDGLDTARQFDQLIQRDDPDLSGGIQFVQSDRHAVYLDARTFTAYLEALRTRMHWPRLTEDVYAAIKLDQPFPKSAAPVTHDVLGESLHGK
- a CDS encoding GTP-binding protein gives rise to the protein MTSDEHSTPWELTQFIILAGPLGSGKTTLLEGFINAQHMAASTAVIINEAGAINIDGAIVSDSAQGLAVATLSNGCVCCSLTNDLVFTVEELIASQARSGLPPLARIILECSGLSKPGPVMRSLAGLAELRMRVSIVSTLDCSRDIGSSIDAQAELAQLAAAQVIVLTKGDLVSNTVRAHRVESVKRLNPFAAVIDEIEPLERMKWASIRGPTERYIPSFIPRQIHAQKVQHPRIQVVHALLDKPEWEDVQDWLENIASVLGERLLRIKALVNDPQGLLVLLQSVGTTFSAARRLSAPATDRTSVVFIVCDCEAALLRAVSTHLAIEWA
- a CDS encoding AraC family transcriptional regulator; its protein translation is MLEPAAAAQHWTQHPQQDEAVVVPNVARALFSLLMESGLSTERICRGLGFGYNELLDLDMRLSYRQTRRLIIRTQRAIKDPALGLSAGTRQTPVSWGLAGLAMLTCKTLGEAITYGLEHQGDTGALLEHRASVHPNEFIIEVKPKVFDLEIEPFLIEEAFSSAVSVVRRLIGPAFNPLRVELSYARPEYAQAYRREFRCPITFTAGKNRLVCEAHWLNARLPDYDDMACGPLRAKLDQLINRRGSRHDLIETLSSHIRLNLDDPEALQAFSKELNMSERTLRRRLTDRGVTYSGLLDRIRHERACDLLQNTTMSIADIAHTIGFSDARGLRRAFKRWTGALPTTQRPSGQAIMPRCS
- a CDS encoding amidohydrolase family protein, with amino-acid sequence MKDRVPPAIEVGEEMVAGFAKKGLGQVVPATTNDRGHGPFQRLVLRGATVIDGTGAPPWGPADIVIEGERIVEIAAVGVPGLPINPLRRPARGDHEIDCTGKFVTPGFVDCHAHVGTPFHGENGQMLPADYAYKLWLAHGVTSVREAGCMNGLAWTCEQKQASSQNHIAAPHLYPYVYFPAVNDYLKVIHTPEQGREWLRRVKDKGADGVKFFGASPAVMEAALDEAQKLGLRTCCHHAQLSVGRMNALRTAKWGLTSTEHSYGLPEALLEGRTLALIDDDYNYNDEYLRFATAGQTFLQAAKPGSPKWNQVLDEFLEAGHTFVPTLNVYDANRDLMRARRAEWHDQYTDSTTWNYFQPQRGGHGAYFYRWSVRNELEWKQSFNIWMQFLNEFKNKGGRVCPGSDSGFMFQIYGFGFIRELELFQEAGFTPQEVLRAATLHGAELLGIDAETGTLEPGKRADLLILNQNPMTDFKLLYGTGALRLNDSTRSLEQNRALETTVKAGVLFEVTDLLADVREMVARTWKREHRDDL
- a CDS encoding SDR family oxidoreductase; this encodes MASNTSFTGWLALITGGAGGLGRAIAAALIARGVKCLLVDIDAVRLGQAASALGPLALTYQADLTDRDALGGLVSYVKTEMGRLDLLVNNAGILSNIPFEARSAVSIAREVQLNMVVPLELCQAFLPLLQQARDGRVISIVSLGGLFPMPETCIYSATKFGLRGAMLCLGLDSKRLGVKFTIVNPSATETPMLMREAIEDGNKMQFMDPPQMPEDVAKTVIRALEKPRLELFVRPSESWTARLVMLVPGVLPYVLPLFRRKSEKGHRNYLVSLEQRGLITREGEGWRLK